In Microvenator marinus, one genomic interval encodes:
- a CDS encoding type IV toxin-antitoxin system AbiEi family antitoxin domain-containing protein, with protein MRHYDKITELAANKGIISASDVEELGISRNYLYAMCREGLLERSSRGLYMLADSDVSAHHGLAEISKRIPSSVISLISALNFHELTTQIPHEVWFSIPRDTWLPEIDYPPIQVTRVSEPAYSFGVEEHTIGGVSVSIYSPAKTVADCFKFRSKVGLDVAIEALRSAWDARKITVDELVQAAQVDRVWTVIRPYVEATV; from the coding sequence ATGAGACACTACGACAAGATAACCGAACTGGCGGCAAACAAGGGAATCATCAGCGCCAGCGATGTTGAAGAGCTGGGGATCTCACGCAACTACCTTTACGCAATGTGCCGCGAAGGACTGCTCGAGAGGAGCTCGCGAGGGCTATATATGCTTGCTGACTCGGACGTGAGCGCACACCACGGTCTTGCTGAGATTTCAAAAAGAATTCCCAGCTCCGTAATCTCACTCATATCCGCTCTTAACTTCCACGAACTCACCACCCAAATCCCGCACGAGGTCTGGTTCTCCATTCCTCGAGACACGTGGCTGCCTGAGATAGACTATCCGCCTATTCAAGTCACAAGAGTTTCAGAGCCTGCCTACTCGTTTGGTGTAGAAGAACATACCATTGGAGGTGTGAGCGTAAGCATCTACTCCCCAGCAAAGACAGTCGCGGATTGTTTTAAATTTCGGAGCAAGGTTGGACTTGATGTGGCTATTGAGGCTCTTCGTTCCGCTTGGGATGCTCGGAAAATCACGGTGGATGAACTTGTCCAAGCCGCTCAAGTCGACCGGGTCTGGACGGTGATTCGCCCCTACGTGGAGGCAACGGTTTGA
- a CDS encoding nucleotidyl transferase AbiEii/AbiGii toxin family protein has product MLHNAKIPIQIDIGFGDAVTPALDQIEYPTLLDGQPPKLKAYPRYTVVAEKVEAMVKLGLANSRMKDFYDVWLLSKLFTFDGQLLALAFKNTFERRSTTLPLTMPTALSPSFTEGSQKLVQWNAFIRKAKSKIDVPELSVVAEEIAAFVMPVFDSLGMETTFEQAWTSGDGWKRSILATEHF; this is encoded by the coding sequence TTGCTACACAATGCAAAGATTCCGATTCAGATCGATATTGGCTTTGGCGACGCAGTAACCCCCGCTCTTGATCAAATTGAGTATCCGACATTGCTGGATGGACAACCTCCCAAACTAAAAGCTTACCCTCGATACACGGTGGTAGCCGAAAAAGTGGAGGCGATGGTTAAACTCGGCTTGGCGAACAGTAGGATGAAGGACTTTTACGATGTTTGGCTTCTTTCGAAGTTGTTTACTTTCGATGGTCAGCTTCTTGCACTGGCTTTCAAAAACACCTTTGAGCGTCGATCAACAACTCTGCCTCTCACAATGCCCACTGCTTTGTCTCCGTCATTCACCGAGGGTTCGCAGAAGTTGGTCCAGTGGAACGCATTTATCAGGAAGGCCAAATCAAAAATCGATGTTCCAGAGTTGTCCGTGGTTGCCGAAGAGATTGCGGCATTCGTGATGCCTGTCTTTGATAGCCTGGGAATGGAGACTACTTTTGAACAGGCCTGGACTTCTGGCGACGGATGGAAAAGGTCCATTCTTGCAACCGAACACTTCTAA
- a CDS encoding VF530 family DNA-binding protein, whose protein sequence is MNDDEPKIEEELLQNEAEPEESEESAERTYPNDPLHGVTLKALLTSLVEQYGWETLANAVPIRCFEENPSISSSLKFLRKTPWAREKVEQMYITGDVRPAWKRRGRSKR, encoded by the coding sequence ATGAATGATGACGAACCGAAAATCGAAGAAGAACTTTTACAGAACGAAGCTGAGCCAGAGGAGTCGGAGGAGTCGGCGGAGCGGACGTATCCAAACGACCCCTTGCACGGGGTAACGCTCAAGGCTCTTCTCACGTCGCTCGTGGAACAATACGGATGGGAGACGCTCGCCAATGCGGTACCTATCCGTTGTTTCGAAGAGAACCCTTCAATCTCTTCGAGCCTGAAGTTCTTGCGAAAAACACCTTGGGCTCGTGAGAAGGTGGAGCAGATGTACATCACAGGGGACGTGAGGCCGGCGTGGAAACGTCGAGGGCGGTCTAAGAGATGA
- a CDS encoding EVE domain-containing protein, with product MAYWLFKTEPDEFSLEDLKKSETTRWDSIRNYGARNRLQECVPDDLVLFYHSGRNPAVVGIAKVVSDPYPDPLQFDPESDYFDAKATEKKPRWYAVDIAFERELDQPVTLDSMKDNEALSDLEVLGQPRLSVSRVTEAQWQLLTSSDAEA from the coding sequence ATGGCTTACTGGCTCTTTAAGACTGAACCGGACGAATTCTCACTCGAAGACCTGAAGAAGTCGGAGACGACCCGTTGGGATAGTATTCGCAACTACGGCGCCCGCAATCGTTTGCAGGAATGCGTTCCTGACGACCTTGTGCTCTTTTACCATTCTGGCCGAAATCCAGCCGTCGTCGGAATCGCAAAAGTGGTTTCCGACCCGTATCCAGACCCACTGCAATTTGACCCTGAATCGGACTACTTTGATGCCAAGGCAACCGAGAAGAAACCCAGGTGGTATGCCGTGGACATCGCGTTCGAACGTGAGCTCGACCAACCCGTGACCCTAGATTCCATGAAAGACAATGAGGCACTTTCGGACCTTGAGGTCCTCGGACAACCACGACTGAGCGTCTCGCGCGTCACAGAGGCTCAATGGCAGCTCCTCACCTCGTCTGATGCAGAAGCCTGA
- a CDS encoding vWA domain-containing protein, with protein sequence MKVTFSADREGIQAGKAQTRYLRLSVQTGSSKGKQRPPLSVVFVVDTSRSMEGENLERVKAALVQTLSRLRIDDEFGIIAFSTTPVWIAKLQEVGLKGINSAIAEIKGLQAHGYTCLTSAWTEACSQIMTSWNQIKRVVIISDGLVGAPKELERLEACRSGGPKGVVTSTISLNQIGDGLAELLEASVDVGTENLRAELELPDHVHAELLSSFPASRYPKNPTLVLGDPWAKEKIELLFRLDVPAMEIGQEVEIKVRVASSNSQTIATLSLRAEDAEPEVTCMDTLAGALFIEALELREKAQWLETKKRYAQAQTILMDFVTRVAELPYDPRLMQIQILVEQDARYYGRPEDERFDPERTVVSILTGTRARLYSKTNS encoded by the coding sequence ATGAAAGTCACCTTTAGTGCGGATAGGGAAGGAATTCAGGCAGGCAAAGCGCAAACGCGCTATCTGCGTCTTAGCGTACAGACCGGGTCGAGCAAAGGAAAGCAAAGGCCGCCCTTGAGCGTAGTCTTTGTGGTGGACACATCGCGGTCCATGGAAGGCGAAAACCTGGAGCGCGTCAAAGCAGCCCTGGTGCAGACACTGAGTCGTCTGAGGATAGACGACGAGTTCGGGATCATCGCCTTTTCAACCACACCCGTGTGGATCGCGAAGCTCCAAGAGGTAGGTCTCAAAGGCATCAACTCGGCGATTGCGGAAATCAAGGGGCTTCAGGCTCATGGCTACACCTGTCTAACCAGCGCATGGACGGAGGCCTGTTCGCAAATCATGACCTCCTGGAATCAAATCAAGCGCGTGGTTATTATCAGCGATGGGCTCGTCGGCGCTCCGAAAGAACTTGAGAGACTCGAAGCATGCAGAAGTGGTGGACCGAAGGGTGTGGTGACTTCCACTATTAGTCTCAACCAGATAGGGGATGGGCTCGCTGAGCTGCTCGAGGCATCGGTCGATGTCGGCACGGAAAACCTGAGAGCGGAGCTCGAACTACCGGACCACGTCCACGCCGAGCTGCTCTCTAGCTTCCCGGCTTCCCGATACCCCAAAAACCCAACGCTAGTGCTTGGGGACCCTTGGGCGAAGGAGAAGATCGAACTTCTCTTTCGACTCGATGTACCCGCTATGGAGATTGGCCAAGAGGTAGAAATCAAGGTTCGCGTGGCGTCCAGTAACTCACAGACCATTGCCACACTCTCACTCAGAGCCGAGGACGCCGAGCCTGAGGTTACGTGCATGGATACGCTCGCGGGCGCTCTATTCATAGAGGCTTTGGAATTGAGAGAAAAGGCCCAATGGCTTGAAACTAAAAAGCGCTACGCGCAGGCCCAAACGATCCTCATGGATTTTGTGACTCGTGTGGCCGAGCTCCCCTACGACCCTCGCCTAATGCAAATCCAAATCCTAGTAGAGCAGGACGCGCGCTATTATGGACGGCCCGAGGATGAACGCTTTGACCCTGAGCGTACAGTTGTGTCGATATTAACGGGGACCAGGGCACGACTCTATTCCAAGACCAACTCGTAG
- a CDS encoding DUF3160 domain-containing protein, protein MKKLLLAALLLSACNAEVPKDTEPGVVVEPSTEVPADYNEVKALIEVSENWSVDEFLGTYTPAFETSLGYNPEDAMFLDLIDNSSLALSQDEKARLAADGFVRTEQQFPTFTYGYATIYLEDLPIFVSADSILHAVHRSYDAILKGIELTELIPAMTDLIDAMRARLADGGAEGFTPEQITDLDLYLAVAGTLLDTTPRPAIAGASQTLVDEMVAKALAAEGAEEITIFGSKRLMDWSQFEPRGHYTDNPNLERYFRAMMWLSRLDFRMLEPNEQNQLEFRRRQFYNVIAMANLMDTQSSAQHQLIEDTVGLFVGEPDALILSEVPALLTALGAASPTDVTNMTDEEIATVIQKQRFGAQRISSHFMINGIEGTTKPLSHAFTLMSQRYVVDSHVFSNVVFDRVASGTVKRMMPNPLDVAFSVFGNDQAAQLLDSELREYGYQHDLNAMRVLVDLHDEDYWNANLYNGWLDAIRALSPTATPNAAAPAVAQTEAWGRRLLTAQMASWAELRHDTLLYTKQSYTGGAACEYPDVYVEPNPLVFEKIRNFAQKGKVAVAGFDDRYTTYFDKLEYAADRLHAMAVAQETGMPHAEEDVAWINQAVVLEYGCTEDPEWATGWYPQLFFDEDSVKFDPTIADVHTQPTDAAGNTVGRVLHVGTGNAHAMVVTVETCEGPRAYVGLGSSYFEKITENFERLTDTEWAPQISSGTPAEPNWVP, encoded by the coding sequence ATGAAAAAGCTCCTCCTTGCAGCCCTCTTGCTCTCTGCGTGTAACGCAGAAGTTCCAAAAGACACCGAACCCGGCGTGGTCGTCGAGCCCTCAACAGAGGTTCCTGCCGACTACAACGAAGTAAAGGCGCTGATTGAGGTCAGCGAAAACTGGTCGGTGGACGAGTTCCTCGGGACCTATACGCCAGCCTTCGAGACGTCGCTTGGGTACAACCCCGAAGACGCGATGTTCCTCGATCTTATCGACAACTCCTCGCTCGCCCTGAGTCAAGACGAGAAGGCCAGACTGGCCGCCGACGGGTTCGTGCGGACCGAACAGCAATTCCCCACGTTTACGTACGGTTACGCCACCATCTACCTGGAGGACCTGCCCATTTTTGTGAGCGCGGATTCAATCCTTCACGCCGTTCACCGGTCATATGATGCGATTCTCAAGGGAATCGAACTCACCGAGCTGATTCCAGCAATGACGGACCTCATCGACGCGATGCGTGCGCGACTGGCAGATGGAGGCGCCGAAGGATTTACGCCGGAACAGATTACCGACCTCGACCTCTACCTCGCCGTCGCCGGAACTCTACTGGACACAACGCCTCGCCCCGCGATTGCCGGCGCGAGCCAGACCCTCGTAGACGAGATGGTAGCCAAAGCTCTGGCCGCCGAAGGCGCTGAAGAGATTACGATTTTTGGTTCGAAGCGCCTCATGGATTGGTCGCAATTTGAGCCTCGTGGACACTACACCGATAACCCGAACCTGGAGCGATACTTCCGCGCGATGATGTGGCTTAGTCGGCTCGATTTCCGAATGCTTGAGCCCAATGAGCAGAACCAACTCGAATTCAGGCGGCGGCAATTCTACAACGTGATTGCCATGGCAAACCTCATGGACACACAGAGTTCGGCTCAACACCAACTCATCGAGGACACTGTTGGGCTCTTTGTGGGCGAGCCGGATGCGTTGATATTGAGCGAGGTGCCGGCGTTGCTGACGGCGCTCGGTGCAGCTTCTCCAACAGACGTCACAAACATGACCGATGAGGAGATTGCCACGGTCATACAGAAGCAACGGTTTGGCGCGCAGCGTATTTCCAGTCACTTCATGATCAACGGAATCGAAGGCACTACAAAGCCGCTATCACACGCATTCACACTGATGAGCCAGCGCTATGTGGTGGACTCGCACGTCTTCTCTAACGTGGTCTTTGACCGCGTCGCTTCAGGCACGGTCAAGCGCATGATGCCGAACCCTCTGGACGTTGCGTTCTCCGTCTTTGGCAACGACCAGGCGGCACAGCTCCTTGATTCTGAGCTTCGTGAGTACGGCTACCAGCACGATTTGAACGCAATGCGCGTCCTCGTGGACCTTCACGATGAAGATTATTGGAACGCCAACCTCTACAACGGCTGGCTCGACGCGATTCGCGCACTCTCTCCAACCGCCACGCCCAACGCAGCCGCACCAGCAGTGGCGCAAACCGAGGCTTGGGGCCGCCGTCTCCTGACTGCGCAAATGGCGAGCTGGGCAGAGCTCCGGCACGATACGCTCCTCTACACCAAGCAGTCGTACACGGGCGGAGCCGCGTGCGAGTACCCCGATGTCTACGTGGAGCCGAACCCATTGGTATTTGAGAAAATCCGCAATTTTGCACAGAAAGGCAAAGTCGCGGTCGCCGGATTTGATGACCGCTACACCACCTACTTTGACAAGCTTGAGTACGCCGCGGACCGACTCCACGCCATGGCCGTAGCACAGGAGACCGGCATGCCGCATGCCGAGGAAGACGTCGCGTGGATCAACCAGGCCGTGGTGCTCGAGTACGGATGCACAGAAGACCCGGAATGGGCCACAGGTTGGTATCCGCAGCTCTTCTTCGACGAGGACTCCGTCAAGTTTGACCCGACGATTGCGGACGTGCACACGCAACCCACCGATGCCGCCGGCAACACGGTCGGTCGTGTCCTCCACGTAGGCACCGGGAACGCACACGCCATGGTTGTCACCGTCGAAACCTGTGAAGGTCCCCGCGCCTACGTCGGCCTAGGCTCAAGCTACTTCGAAAAAATCACCGAAAACTTCGAGCGACTAACGGACACAGAATGGGCACCACAAATCTCTTCCGGCACACCCGCTGAACCCAATTGGGTACCTTAA
- a CDS encoding ATPase, T2SS/T4P/T4SS family: MTFEEAAEFLNTSRSTLYRWLREERVPAHKMGRQWRFLRDELEAFSRGDVPMNNLSELAKLLRDRNQEEDEMQMTHPSEISNGLIWDALDHGASVIHIDPKGSSHQVRYRTDKGLETLFELPALTFESLDSEWTKSSKPVRGDLKRRLFLERDQKGKTDRVQVRYQKLETLAGSRVVLRLLPENTFAMEVDVIAPEAEDAQTLRKWMNATHGLVLISGRSGSGKTTTAYVCLNELAQAKDKVIFTIEDPIGTYIPDVNQLEVDLNDERAYREAFSAVFDSDVDVLFISSTIASRHRQTMWRSALSAAESGHLVFVQMEADSAEDAVARMRAEVDGPLDDVLVGAVWQELVEKKGGGRKARYEFFEGPSR; encoded by the coding sequence ATGACATTTGAAGAAGCCGCGGAATTCCTGAACACTTCTCGAAGCACACTCTATCGTTGGCTGCGCGAGGAAAGGGTTCCTGCCCACAAAATGGGACGGCAGTGGCGTTTCCTTCGCGACGAGCTTGAAGCGTTCAGTCGAGGGGACGTGCCAATGAACAATCTTTCGGAGCTCGCAAAGCTATTGCGCGACCGAAATCAAGAGGAGGACGAGATGCAGATGACACACCCAAGTGAGATTTCGAACGGGCTAATTTGGGACGCACTGGACCATGGGGCTTCCGTGATTCACATCGACCCCAAGGGTAGCAGTCACCAAGTGCGCTACCGCACTGATAAGGGGCTTGAGACACTCTTTGAGCTGCCCGCGCTTACCTTTGAGTCGCTGGATTCCGAGTGGACGAAGAGCTCGAAGCCAGTACGCGGAGACCTCAAGAGGCGGCTTTTTCTGGAGCGCGACCAGAAAGGGAAGACCGACCGAGTTCAGGTGCGCTACCAGAAACTCGAGACGCTCGCCGGCTCCCGCGTGGTGCTGCGCCTGCTGCCTGAGAACACTTTCGCGATGGAGGTCGATGTGATCGCGCCTGAAGCCGAGGACGCTCAAACACTGCGGAAATGGATGAACGCAACTCATGGGCTGGTTCTGATATCCGGCCGCTCCGGTTCGGGCAAGACGACCACGGCTTATGTGTGTTTGAATGAGCTTGCTCAAGCCAAAGATAAGGTCATTTTCACTATCGAAGACCCGATTGGGACGTACATTCCGGATGTGAATCAGCTCGAAGTCGACTTGAACGATGAGCGGGCCTATCGCGAGGCGTTCTCCGCGGTTTTTGATAGTGACGTCGACGTGCTCTTCATCTCTTCGACCATTGCGTCTCGTCACCGCCAGACCATGTGGCGAAGCGCGTTGAGCGCAGCGGAGTCTGGTCACCTTGTCTTTGTGCAGATGGAGGCGGACTCTGCGGAAGACGCTGTCGCGCGAATGCGTGCTGAAGTTGACGGTCCTTTGGACGACGTTTTGGTGGGCGCCGTGTGGCAGGAGCTCGTCGAGAAGAAGGGCGGTGGCCGAAAGGCGCGCTACGAGTTTTTCGAAGGACCGAGCAGATAG
- a CDS encoding 2OG-Fe(II) oxygenase codes for MISAQVDWCPWTDEMVQLLGDGGVLIFDSVLGLGTAASTFNTVLKLAQDGNLKHAGVGRSGNLRQDAAIRQDLITWVDETNAHEFSRVTALFEGVRTAANEHCWMGLKRFDTQVALYSGNGAHYDRHRDAFHGKSSRTLTAIYYPNVHWEPTHGGQLRVFFADEKVEDIEPVADRLVVFLSEVLDHQVLPTHAPRAALTAWFYP; via the coding sequence ATGATAAGTGCGCAAGTGGATTGGTGTCCTTGGACCGATGAGATGGTGCAGCTGCTTGGCGACGGCGGCGTACTGATTTTCGACTCCGTCTTAGGTCTTGGCACGGCCGCTTCTACCTTCAACACCGTTCTCAAACTCGCCCAAGACGGAAACCTAAAACATGCTGGTGTAGGAAGATCTGGCAACCTTCGCCAAGATGCGGCCATACGCCAAGACCTCATCACTTGGGTGGACGAGACCAACGCACACGAATTCTCGCGCGTCACGGCACTCTTCGAGGGAGTCCGAACGGCGGCCAACGAGCATTGCTGGATGGGTCTCAAACGCTTTGACACACAAGTCGCACTCTACAGCGGAAATGGTGCTCATTACGACCGTCACCGCGACGCGTTTCACGGCAAGAGCAGCCGAACTCTGACCGCAATCTACTATCCGAATGTGCACTGGGAGCCGACTCATGGCGGTCAGTTACGGGTGTTCTTCGCCGACGAAAAGGTCGAAGATATCGAACCCGTTGCTGACCGTTTAGTGGTCTTCTTAAGCGAAGTCTTGGACCACCAGGTGCTGCCTACCCACGCGCCTCGAGCAGCCCTAACCGCGTGGTTCTATCCCTGA